A genomic window from Blastococcus saxobsidens DD2 includes:
- the nucS gene encoding endonuclease NucS — protein MRLVIARCSVDYIGRLTAHLPMATRLLLVKADGSVSIHADDRAYKPLNWMTPPCTLKDDLVDGAGTWTVTNKAGEQLVITIDAVEHDHSHELGVDPGLQKDGVEAELQRLLALHVETFGPGWSLVRREYPTAIGPVDLLCRDAGGTTVAVEIKRRGEIDGVEQLTRYLELLNRDPLLAPVRGVFAAQEIKPQARVLATDRGIDCVTVDYAVLKGTDDPTQRLF, from the coding sequence GTGCGCCTGGTGATCGCCCGCTGCTCCGTCGACTACATCGGTCGGCTCACCGCCCATCTGCCGATGGCGACCCGTCTGCTGCTGGTCAAGGCCGACGGCTCGGTGTCCATCCACGCCGACGACCGCGCCTACAAGCCGCTGAACTGGATGACCCCGCCCTGCACGCTCAAGGACGACCTCGTGGACGGGGCGGGCACGTGGACGGTGACGAACAAGGCCGGCGAGCAGCTGGTCATCACGATCGACGCCGTCGAGCACGACCACTCCCACGAGCTCGGTGTCGATCCCGGGCTGCAGAAGGACGGCGTCGAGGCCGAGCTCCAGCGCCTGCTCGCCCTGCACGTGGAGACCTTCGGGCCCGGCTGGTCGCTGGTCCGGCGCGAGTACCCGACGGCGATCGGGCCGGTCGACCTGCTGTGCCGGGACGCCGGCGGCACCACCGTCGCCGTGGAGATCAAGCGCCGCGGGGAGATCGACGGGGTCGAGCAGCTGACCCGCTACCTGGAACTGCTCAACCGCGACCCGCTGCTGGCGCCGGTCCGCGGGGTGTTCGCCGCCCAGGAGATCAAGCCGCAGGCCCGTGTGCTGGCCACCGACCGCGGCATCGACTGCGTCACGGTCGACTACGCCGTGCTGAAGGGGACCGACGACCCCACCCAGCGCCTGTTCTGA
- a CDS encoding EAL domain-containing protein — MPGAGGTTTVATGGALADDWVHWLLDAARARLGMEEVIGHEALSRFPAWAADGPAELFSEAAATGVGVELEEVAVRAALAEAGRLPGELTLAVNLSAGAFLCPSVVDALLEHAGCPLAVEITEHSPVDDYESVLATTRRLRHAGVAISVDDAGAGYASLRHILRLNPDVIKLDIGLVMGLHTDRARQAMTSAMVAFAGETGALLIAEGVEDAAERDTLVARGVRYGQGYLFGRPRPAGEVLSALGR, encoded by the coding sequence GTGCCAGGTGCGGGGGGAACCACGACGGTCGCAACCGGCGGCGCGCTCGCCGACGACTGGGTGCACTGGCTGCTCGACGCGGCCCGCGCCCGGCTCGGCATGGAGGAGGTCATCGGCCACGAGGCCCTCAGCCGGTTCCCGGCGTGGGCCGCCGACGGGCCCGCGGAGCTGTTCAGCGAGGCCGCCGCCACCGGCGTCGGCGTCGAGCTGGAGGAGGTCGCGGTCCGTGCCGCGCTCGCGGAGGCCGGCCGGCTGCCCGGGGAGCTGACCCTCGCGGTGAACCTCTCGGCCGGCGCGTTCCTGTGCCCGTCCGTGGTCGACGCGCTGCTGGAGCACGCAGGCTGCCCGCTGGCCGTGGAGATCACCGAGCACAGCCCCGTCGACGACTACGAGTCCGTCCTCGCGACCACCAGGCGGCTGCGCCACGCCGGCGTCGCCATCAGCGTGGACGACGCCGGGGCCGGGTACGCCAGCCTCCGGCACATCCTTCGACTGAATCCCGACGTGATCAAGCTCGACATCGGGCTGGTGATGGGTCTGCACACCGACCGCGCCCGCCAGGCCATGACCTCGGCGATGGTCGCGTTCGCCGGTGAGACGGGCGCTCTCCTGATCGCCGAGGGAGTGGAGGACGCAGCAGAGCGGGACACCCTGGTGGCCCGCGGCGTCCGGTACGGGCAGGGATACCTGTTCGGCCGGCCCCGTCCGGCCGGCGAGGTGCTGTCCGCCCTCGGCAGGTAG
- a CDS encoding Fic family protein, producing the protein MALAELAQVEGLKGFSEQARLVANNITVLRDAAGRLAQADHVRMPDIDALHRALLPEEKHHGIRRVQNWIGRSSYHPLDAVFVPPPPDLVAPMIDDLVRYMNGSVHAPLIQAALVHAQFETIHPFTDGNGRVGRALIHTVLTRRGLTSSSVLPISLVLATLAEEYIAGLTHYRYDGPSGSEAAHEGVSAWLRVFLEAALVAAEQARLVSAEVLALTQEWDARVRAHRQEKGLRGVPRADSVSARLLARLPEAPVVTLATVQRILDVSDVAARAGLEELTDAGVLTRRKLGGQTAGFLAREVFDLIGHAERQLASTRFDTRISSPDRPVPAPPQS; encoded by the coding sequence GTGGCCCTCGCAGAGCTCGCCCAGGTAGAAGGTCTCAAGGGGTTCAGCGAGCAGGCGCGGCTCGTCGCCAACAACATCACCGTGCTCCGGGACGCAGCAGGACGGCTGGCCCAGGCCGATCACGTCCGGATGCCCGACATCGATGCACTGCACCGTGCGCTGCTCCCGGAGGAGAAGCATCACGGCATCCGCCGTGTCCAGAACTGGATCGGACGGTCGAGCTACCACCCCCTCGACGCGGTCTTCGTCCCTCCGCCGCCCGACCTCGTTGCTCCCATGATCGACGATCTGGTGCGCTACATGAACGGCTCCGTGCATGCCCCCCTCATCCAGGCAGCGCTGGTGCATGCGCAATTCGAAACGATCCATCCCTTCACCGACGGCAACGGCAGAGTGGGTCGGGCCCTGATCCACACCGTCTTGACCCGTCGCGGACTGACCTCCTCGTCGGTTCTCCCGATCAGCCTCGTCCTCGCAACGCTGGCCGAGGAGTACATCGCGGGACTCACGCACTACCGGTATGACGGCCCATCAGGCAGCGAGGCAGCACATGAAGGAGTCTCGGCGTGGCTGCGCGTCTTCCTCGAGGCCGCATTGGTCGCTGCCGAGCAAGCCAGGCTCGTATCCGCCGAAGTGCTTGCGCTCACCCAAGAATGGGACGCACGCGTGCGCGCCCACCGCCAGGAGAAGGGACTCCGAGGCGTCCCGCGTGCCGATTCTGTCTCCGCTCGACTACTCGCTCGACTCCCCGAAGCACCGGTGGTCACGCTTGCGACGGTGCAGCGCATCCTCGACGTATCCGACGTCGCAGCCCGTGCAGGCTTGGAGGAGCTGACTGATGCCGGGGTGCTCACGCGGAGAAAGCTGGGCGGCCAGACCGCCGGGTTCCTGGCCAGAGAGGTCTTCGACTTGATCGGTCACGCCGAACGTCAGCTGGCGAGCACCCGGTTCGACACCCGCATCTCCTCACCGGACCGTCCCGTGCCGGCGCCTCCGCAGTCCTGA
- a CDS encoding enoyl-CoA hydratase-related protein, translating to MSDGAPRVERDGDVVRITMVRAARRNALSREHLGQLLAAVTEAGESDAAGIVLAAEGPVFSAGHDFADVAGASLPEVRSLLALCTELMQTVQDVPQVVLARVHALATAAGCQLVASCDLAVAAESAGFAAPGGKGGWFCHTPMVAIARNVGRKRAMELALTGDVIDAATALEWGLVNRVVPDDRLDAAVADLMGRATRGSRASKAWGKQTMYAQLDRPERDAYTTAIEVMAAASQLPGAVEGMSAFLEKRRPVWPD from the coding sequence ATGAGCGACGGCGCACCCAGGGTCGAGCGGGACGGCGACGTCGTCCGCATCACGATGGTGCGGGCGGCCCGCCGCAACGCCCTGTCGCGGGAACACCTCGGCCAGCTCCTGGCCGCGGTCACCGAGGCCGGGGAGTCCGACGCGGCGGGCATCGTGCTCGCCGCCGAGGGGCCGGTGTTCAGCGCCGGCCACGACTTCGCGGACGTGGCCGGCGCCTCCCTGCCGGAGGTCCGCAGCCTGCTGGCGCTGTGCACGGAGCTGATGCAGACCGTCCAGGACGTGCCGCAGGTGGTGCTGGCGCGCGTGCACGCCCTCGCCACGGCGGCCGGCTGCCAGCTGGTGGCCTCGTGCGACCTGGCGGTGGCGGCCGAGTCGGCCGGCTTCGCGGCGCCGGGCGGCAAGGGCGGTTGGTTCTGCCACACCCCGATGGTCGCGATCGCCCGCAACGTCGGGCGCAAGCGGGCGATGGAGCTGGCGCTGACGGGGGACGTCATCGACGCCGCCACCGCCCTGGAGTGGGGCCTGGTCAACCGGGTCGTGCCCGACGACCGGCTGGACGCCGCGGTCGCCGACCTCATGGGCCGGGCCACCCGGGGTTCGCGGGCCAGCAAGGCCTGGGGTAAGCAGACGATGTACGCCCAGCTGGACCGGCCCGAGCGGGACGCCTACACGACGGCGATCGAGGTCATGGCCGCCGCCAGCCAGCTGCCCGGAGCGGTCGAGGGCATGTCGGCGTTCCTGGAGAAGCGGCGTCCCGTCTGGCCGGACTGA
- a CDS encoding protein meaA: MPFPHMPKDRDRPWVMRTYAGHSSPAESNALYRRNLAKGQTGLSVAFDLPTQTGYDPDDELAVGEVGKVGVPVTHIGDMRALFDGIPLDEMNTSMTINATAMWLLALYQAVAEEHGHDVSQLAGTTQNDIIKEYLSRGTYVFPPAPSMRLITDMVAYTVTAMPKWNPTNICSYHLQEAGATPVQEIAYAMSTAIAVLDSVRDSGQVPQERFGEVVARISFFVNAGVRFVEEMCKMRAFTQLWDELTKERYGVEDPKHRRFRYGVQVNSLGLTEAQPENNVQRIVLEMLAVTLSKDARARAVQLPAWNEALGLPRPWDQQWSLRLQQVLAYETDLLEYEDLFTGSVVVEKKVAELVEGARAEIARVQEMGGAVAAVESGYMKGELVASLAERRRRMESGEDVVVGVNKFDTTEPNPLTADLDTAIMVVDPAVEAAAQEAVQKWRAERDPEPVRKTLDALRVAASSDVNLMPATLDCARAGVTTGEWAGVLREVFGEYRAPTGVAAAAGGGEADQTLTDVRELVRATGEEIGGRLRFLVGKPGLDGHSNGAEQIAVRARDAGFEVIYQGIRLTPEQIVSAAVEEDVHVVGLSVLSGSHLQVVPAVLRGLQEAGLDDVPVVVGGIIPDSDARRLREQGVARVFTPKDFGLNDIMGQVVDVVRDAHGLDAQVPEPA, encoded by the coding sequence ATGCCGTTCCCGCACATGCCGAAGGACCGCGACCGCCCGTGGGTCATGCGCACGTACGCCGGCCACTCCTCGCCCGCGGAGTCCAACGCCCTGTACCGGCGCAATCTCGCGAAGGGCCAGACCGGCCTCTCGGTCGCCTTCGACCTGCCCACGCAGACCGGTTACGACCCCGACGACGAGCTCGCCGTGGGCGAGGTCGGGAAGGTCGGCGTCCCGGTCACGCACATCGGTGACATGCGCGCGCTCTTCGACGGCATCCCGCTCGACGAGATGAACACGTCGATGACGATCAACGCCACCGCCATGTGGCTGCTCGCGCTCTACCAGGCGGTCGCGGAGGAGCACGGGCACGACGTCTCGCAGCTCGCCGGGACGACGCAGAACGACATCATCAAGGAATACCTGTCGCGGGGGACCTACGTGTTCCCGCCGGCACCCTCGATGCGGCTGATCACCGACATGGTCGCCTACACGGTGACGGCCATGCCGAAGTGGAACCCGACCAACATCTGCAGCTACCACCTGCAGGAGGCCGGGGCGACCCCGGTGCAGGAGATCGCCTACGCGATGAGCACCGCCATCGCCGTGCTGGACTCCGTGCGCGACTCCGGGCAGGTGCCGCAGGAGCGCTTCGGCGAGGTCGTCGCCCGCATCTCCTTCTTCGTCAACGCGGGCGTCCGGTTCGTGGAGGAGATGTGCAAGATGCGCGCCTTCACCCAGCTCTGGGACGAGCTGACGAAGGAGCGCTACGGCGTCGAGGACCCCAAGCACCGCCGCTTCCGCTACGGCGTCCAGGTCAACTCGCTGGGGCTGACCGAGGCGCAGCCGGAGAACAACGTCCAGCGCATCGTGCTGGAGATGCTGGCGGTCACCCTCTCCAAGGACGCCCGCGCCCGCGCCGTGCAGCTGCCGGCCTGGAACGAGGCGCTCGGCCTGCCCCGGCCGTGGGACCAGCAGTGGTCGCTCCGGCTGCAGCAGGTGCTCGCCTACGAGACCGACCTGCTCGAGTACGAGGACCTGTTCACCGGCTCCGTCGTGGTGGAGAAGAAGGTCGCCGAGCTCGTCGAGGGCGCGCGGGCCGAGATCGCCCGGGTGCAGGAGATGGGCGGGGCCGTCGCCGCCGTCGAATCCGGCTACATGAAGGGCGAGCTGGTGGCGTCCCTGGCCGAGCGCCGGCGTCGGATGGAGAGCGGCGAGGACGTCGTCGTCGGGGTCAACAAGTTCGACACCACCGAGCCCAACCCGCTGACCGCCGACCTGGACACCGCGATCATGGTCGTCGATCCCGCCGTCGAGGCGGCCGCTCAGGAGGCGGTGCAGAAGTGGCGCGCCGAGCGCGACCCGGAGCCGGTGCGGAAGACCCTGGACGCCCTCCGTGTGGCCGCCTCCTCCGACGTCAACCTCATGCCCGCCACCCTCGACTGCGCCCGCGCCGGGGTGACGACGGGGGAGTGGGCCGGCGTGCTGCGCGAGGTGTTCGGCGAGTACCGCGCCCCCACGGGCGTCGCCGCGGCCGCCGGCGGGGGCGAGGCCGACCAGACGCTGACCGACGTCCGGGAGCTGGTGCGGGCCACCGGCGAGGAGATCGGCGGCCGGCTGCGCTTCCTGGTCGGCAAGCCCGGCCTGGACGGGCACTCCAACGGCGCCGAGCAGATCGCCGTCCGGGCCCGCGACGCCGGGTTCGAGGTGATCTACCAGGGCATCCGGCTGACCCCCGAGCAGATCGTCTCGGCGGCCGTCGAGGAGGACGTGCACGTCGTCGGCCTGTCGGTGCTCTCCGGCTCGCACCTGCAGGTGGTGCCGGCCGTCCTGCGCGGCCTGCAGGAGGCCGGGCTGGACGACGTCCCGGTGGTCGTGGGCGGCATCATCCCCGACAGCGACGCCCGTCGGCTGCGCGAGCAGGGCGTGGCCCGTGTCTTCACGCCGAAGGACTTCGGGCTGAACGACATCATGGGGCAGGTCGTCGACGTGGTCCGCGACGCCCACGGCCTGGATGCGCAGGTTCCCGAGCCGGCCTGA
- the murA gene encoding UDP-N-acetylglucosamine 1-carboxyvinyltransferase: MECFEVTGGARLAGRVRVTGAKNSALKLMAAALLATGRTTIHEVPDILDVTIMSEVLRRLGCEVSYERTPGTGGGRLTIDVPERPSTETDYDLVRRMRASISVLGPLVARCGTARVALPGGDAIGSRGLDMHISGLERLGATIVSEHGFLVATAPRLTGTSIWLDFPSVGATENLVMAAVLAQGTTVVDNAAREPEIVDLCRMLGEMGARIDGAGTSTITVEGVDSLEPVEYTTVPDRIVAGTWAIGAVMTRGDVVIERGMAEHLTVALDKLADAGATVETLPGGIRVAMDGRPRCVDVVTLPFPGFPTDLQPMAVALAAVSTGTALITENVFEGRFMFVNELVRLGADVRIDGHHAVVRGRERFSSAPVLATDIRAGAGLVLAGLCSDGVTEVQDVHHVDRGYPDFVDQLRGLGAQVQRTQRPG, translated from the coding sequence GTGGAGTGCTTCGAGGTGACCGGGGGAGCCAGGCTCGCGGGTCGGGTACGGGTCACCGGCGCGAAGAACAGCGCCCTCAAGCTCATGGCCGCCGCGCTGCTGGCCACCGGACGGACGACCATCCACGAGGTCCCCGACATCCTCGATGTGACGATCATGAGCGAGGTGCTCCGGCGGCTGGGGTGCGAGGTGTCCTACGAGCGCACGCCGGGCACCGGCGGTGGCCGGCTGACCATCGACGTCCCGGAGCGCCCGTCGACGGAGACCGACTACGACCTGGTCCGCCGGATGCGCGCCTCGATCAGCGTGCTGGGCCCCCTGGTCGCCCGCTGCGGCACCGCCCGGGTGGCCCTGCCCGGCGGTGACGCGATCGGTTCGCGCGGGCTCGACATGCACATCTCGGGGCTGGAGCGCCTCGGCGCCACCATCGTCAGCGAGCACGGTTTCCTGGTGGCGACGGCCCCACGGCTCACCGGCACGTCGATCTGGCTCGACTTCCCCTCGGTCGGGGCGACCGAGAACCTGGTCATGGCCGCGGTCCTGGCGCAGGGGACGACCGTGGTGGACAACGCCGCCCGCGAGCCCGAGATCGTCGACCTCTGCCGGATGCTCGGCGAGATGGGCGCCCGCATCGACGGCGCCGGGACCTCCACCATCACCGTGGAGGGCGTGGACTCCCTGGAGCCGGTGGAGTACACGACCGTTCCGGACCGGATCGTGGCCGGCACCTGGGCGATCGGCGCGGTGATGACCCGCGGCGACGTCGTCATCGAGCGCGGGATGGCCGAGCACCTCACCGTGGCGCTGGACAAGCTCGCCGACGCCGGCGCCACCGTGGAGACGCTCCCCGGCGGGATCCGGGTGGCGATGGACGGCCGGCCGCGTTGCGTCGACGTCGTCACGCTGCCCTTCCCGGGGTTCCCGACCGACCTGCAGCCCATGGCCGTCGCGCTCGCCGCGGTGTCCACCGGCACGGCCCTCATCACCGAGAACGTGTTCGAGGGCCGGTTCATGTTCGTCAACGAGCTGGTGCGGCTGGGGGCCGACGTCCGCATCGACGGGCACCACGCCGTCGTCCGTGGCCGCGAGCGGTTCTCGAGTGCGCCGGTCCTGGCGACCGACATCCGTGCCGGTGCCGGTCTCGTGCTGGCCGGGCTGTGCTCCGACGGCGTCACCGAGGTGCAGGACGTGCACCACGTCGACCGCGGCTACCCCGACTTCGTCGACCAGCTGCGGGGTCTCGGCGCCCAGGTGCAGCGGACCCAGCGCCCCGGCTGA
- a CDS encoding cob(I)yrinic acid a,c-diamide adenosyltransferase has protein sequence MTIRLTRIYTKTGDAGQTHLGDMSRVSKTDPRLVAYADVDEANSAIGVALALGSADPAVAELLRSIQNDLFDVGADLCAPIVEAPEYPPLRITAAYTERLEAACDTYNETLPKLTSFILPGGTALAALLHQVRVIVRRAERSVWAILEVEPERTNPETARYLNRLSDLVFILGRVANPDGDILWEPGAHSGAHVQRAAAAREQQAD, from the coding sequence ATGACCATCCGGCTGACCCGCATCTACACCAAGACCGGTGACGCCGGTCAGACGCACCTGGGCGACATGAGCCGGGTGTCGAAGACCGACCCGCGGCTGGTCGCCTACGCCGACGTCGACGAGGCCAACAGCGCGATCGGCGTGGCTCTGGCGCTCGGCTCGGCCGATCCGGCCGTCGCCGAGCTGCTGCGCAGCATCCAGAACGACCTGTTCGACGTCGGTGCCGACCTGTGCGCGCCGATCGTGGAGGCCCCGGAGTACCCGCCGCTGCGGATCACCGCCGCCTACACCGAGCGGCTCGAGGCGGCCTGCGACACCTACAACGAGACGCTGCCGAAGCTGACCAGCTTCATCCTGCCCGGGGGCACCGCGCTGGCGGCGCTGCTGCACCAGGTGCGGGTGATCGTGCGCCGGGCCGAGCGCAGCGTCTGGGCGATCCTCGAGGTCGAGCCGGAGCGCACCAATCCCGAGACCGCCCGCTACCTCAACCGCCTGTCGGACCTGGTCTTCATCCTCGGCCGCGTGGCCAACCCCGACGGCGACATCCTGTGGGAGCCCGGAGCGCACAGCGGCGCACACGTGCAGCGGGCGGCGGCGGCGCGGGAGCAGCAGGCCGACTGA
- a CDS encoding DUF2550 domain-containing protein — protein sequence MTTALLVLAGVLLLLVVVVFLLRRRFLLSGLGAVTMWYRPEGTPRWSVGVAWYGGDALLWYRALSLSVRPQQRLSRAGFRVLAQRPAGREDLALPGDVLVLSCSTGGGRCELAMEPSTLTGFLSWVESAPPGS from the coding sequence ATGACCACGGCCCTGCTGGTCCTCGCCGGGGTCCTGCTGCTGCTCGTCGTCGTGGTGTTCCTGCTGCGCCGCCGGTTCCTGCTGTCGGGGCTCGGCGCGGTCACCATGTGGTACCGGCCGGAGGGCACGCCCCGCTGGTCGGTCGGGGTCGCCTGGTACGGCGGCGACGCCCTGCTCTGGTACCGCGCGCTCTCGTTGTCGGTGCGGCCGCAGCAGCGGCTGTCGCGGGCCGGCTTCCGGGTGCTGGCGCAGCGGCCCGCGGGGCGGGAGGACCTGGCGCTGCCCGGCGACGTCCTCGTCCTGTCCTGCAGCACGGGAGGCGGCCGCTGTGAGCTGGCGATGGAGCCCTCGACCCTGACCGGGTTCCTGTCCTGGGTGGAGTCCGCGCCGCCGGGCAGCTGA
- a CDS encoding F0F1 ATP synthase subunit epsilon, with the protein MATLQVELVAVERKIWSGEATRVIARTTEGELGVLPGHAPLLGQLADGGVVTIRTESGDDLVVAAHGGFLSVTERGVSILAETAEISSEIDVERAREALRRAESEGDSPEALAAARRAQSRLRAAGDSA; encoded by the coding sequence GTGGCGACCCTGCAGGTCGAGTTGGTGGCCGTCGAGCGCAAGATCTGGTCCGGCGAGGCCACCCGCGTCATCGCCCGCACCACCGAGGGAGAGCTCGGCGTCCTGCCCGGCCACGCACCGCTGCTGGGTCAGCTGGCGGACGGCGGTGTGGTGACGATCCGCACCGAGTCCGGGGACGATCTGGTCGTCGCGGCGCACGGCGGCTTCCTGTCCGTCACCGAGCGCGGCGTCTCGATCCTCGCCGAGACCGCGGAGATCTCCTCCGAGATCGACGTCGAGCGCGCCCGCGAGGCGCTGCGCCGCGCCGAGAGCGAGGGGGACAGCCCCGAGGCGCTCGCCGCCGCCCGCCGCGCGCAGTCCCGGCTGAGGGCGGCCGGCGACAGCGCCTGA
- the atpD gene encoding F0F1 ATP synthase subunit beta, protein MTVTEDRPTTQHTQATGRVVRVTGPVVDVEFPRDAMPDLYNALKVDVTLTDLSKTLTLEVAQHLGQNVVRTISMAPTDGLVRSAEVTDTGGPISVPVGDVTKGHVFNALGECLDTPGYAEDALHWSIHRHAPRFDQLEGRTELLETGIKVIDLLTPYVAGGKIGLFGGAGVGKTVLIQEMIRRVAQEFGGVSVFAGVGERTREGNDLITEMTESGVIEATALVFGQMDEPPGTRLRVALSALTMAEYFRDEMHQDVLLFIDNIFRFTQAGSEVSTLLGRMPSAVGYQPTLADEMGQLQERITSTRGRSITSLQAIYVPADDITDPAPHTTFAHLDATTVLSRPISEKGIYPAVDPLDSTSRILDPQYVGQDHYQIAQTVKQILQRYQELQDIIAILGIDELSEEDKVTVNRARRIERFLSQNMFVAEAFTGQPGSYVPLSETLEAFKALTEGTYDHVPEQAFFMCGGLEDLEKNADKLKK, encoded by the coding sequence ATGACCGTCACCGAGGACCGTCCGACCACCCAGCACACCCAGGCCACCGGCCGGGTCGTGCGGGTCACCGGGCCGGTCGTCGACGTCGAGTTCCCCCGCGACGCGATGCCCGACCTGTACAACGCCCTGAAGGTCGACGTCACCCTGACCGACCTCAGCAAGACGCTCACCCTCGAGGTCGCCCAGCACCTGGGCCAGAACGTCGTCCGGACCATCTCCATGGCGCCGACCGACGGCCTCGTCCGCAGCGCCGAGGTCACCGACACCGGCGGGCCGATCAGCGTGCCCGTCGGCGACGTCACCAAGGGGCACGTGTTCAACGCCCTGGGCGAGTGTCTGGACACCCCCGGCTACGCCGAGGACGCCCTGCACTGGTCGATCCACCGGCACGCCCCGCGGTTCGACCAGCTCGAGGGTCGCACCGAGCTGCTGGAGACCGGCATCAAGGTCATCGACCTGCTCACGCCCTACGTAGCGGGCGGGAAGATCGGTCTGTTCGGCGGTGCCGGTGTCGGCAAGACCGTGCTCATCCAGGAGATGATCCGCCGGGTCGCCCAGGAGTTCGGTGGTGTGTCGGTGTTCGCCGGTGTCGGCGAGCGCACCCGCGAGGGCAACGACCTGATCACGGAGATGACCGAGTCCGGGGTCATCGAGGCGACCGCGCTGGTGTTCGGTCAGATGGACGAGCCGCCGGGTACGCGGCTGCGCGTGGCCCTGTCGGCCCTGACGATGGCGGAGTACTTCCGGGACGAGATGCACCAGGACGTGCTGCTGTTCATCGACAACATCTTCCGGTTCACCCAGGCCGGCTCGGAGGTGTCGACCCTGCTGGGCCGCATGCCCTCGGCGGTGGGTTACCAGCCCACGCTGGCCGACGAGATGGGTCAGCTCCAGGAGCGGATCACCTCGACGCGGGGTCGTTCCATCACCTCGCTGCAGGCGATCTACGTGCCCGCCGACGACATCACCGACCCGGCGCCGCACACCACGTTCGCCCACCTCGACGCGACGACCGTGCTCTCGCGGCCGATCTCGGAGAAGGGCATCTACCCGGCCGTGGACCCGCTGGACTCCACCAGCCGGATCCTCGACCCGCAGTACGTGGGCCAGGACCACTACCAGATCGCCCAGACGGTGAAGCAGATCCTCCAGCGCTACCAGGAGCTGCAGGACATCATCGCCATCCTCGGTATCGACGAGCTCTCCGAAGAGGACAAGGTCACGGTCAACCGGGCCCGGCGCATCGAGCGCTTCCTCTCGCAGAACATGTTCGTGGCCGAGGCCTTCACCGGGCAGCCTGGCTCGTACGTGCCGCTGTCGGAGACCCTCGAGGCGTTCAAGGCGCTCACCGAGGGCACCTACGACCACGTGCCGGAGCAGGCCTTCTTCATGTGCGGTGGTCTCGAGGACCTCGAGAAGAACGCGGACAAGCTCAAGAAGTAG
- a CDS encoding F0F1 ATP synthase subunit gamma codes for MAGSLRALRRRIRSTQSTKKIFSAQELIAGARIVRAQARVEASKPYAREITRVLSALASSASLDHPLLTERENPQRAAVLVITSDRGFAGSYNVNVLRRTEELLALLRQEGKEPLLYVVGRKGETYYSFRNREMTATFTGFSEQPGYTDAQEVGRELIDAFTAGEDDEAGGAGADGMLGVDELHIVYTEFRSLLAQVPVARRMAPLEVEEVDEFDYEREDRERGAAGDSGIPTSYEFEPSAEGLLDALLPKYITTRIYAAMLESAASESASRRRAMKSASDNAEELAKNLARQANQARQAEITQEISEIVGGADALVSSGAND; via the coding sequence ATGGCCGGCTCTCTCCGCGCGCTGCGGCGCCGCATCCGTTCCACGCAGTCGACGAAGAAGATCTTCTCGGCCCAGGAGCTGATCGCCGGTGCCCGCATCGTCCGCGCCCAGGCCCGGGTGGAGGCGTCCAAGCCCTACGCCCGGGAGATCACCCGGGTGCTGTCGGCACTGGCCTCGTCGGCCTCGCTGGACCACCCGCTGCTGACCGAGCGGGAAAACCCGCAGCGGGCGGCCGTCCTGGTGATCACCTCCGACCGAGGGTTCGCCGGGTCGTACAACGTGAACGTGCTCCGGCGCACCGAGGAGCTGCTCGCCCTGCTGCGGCAGGAGGGCAAGGAGCCACTGCTCTACGTGGTCGGCCGGAAGGGGGAGACCTACTACTCCTTCCGCAACCGCGAGATGACGGCGACGTTCACCGGCTTCTCCGAGCAGCCGGGCTACACCGACGCGCAGGAGGTCGGCCGCGAGCTCATCGACGCCTTCACCGCCGGTGAGGACGACGAGGCCGGTGGCGCGGGCGCCGACGGCATGCTCGGGGTGGACGAGCTGCACATCGTCTACACCGAGTTCCGCTCCCTGCTCGCACAGGTCCCGGTCGCCAGGCGGATGGCTCCGCTGGAGGTCGAGGAGGTCGACGAGTTCGACTACGAGCGGGAGGACCGGGAGCGCGGCGCGGCCGGCGACAGCGGCATCCCGACGTCGTACGAGTTCGAGCCCTCGGCCGAGGGGCTGCTCGACGCCCTGCTGCCGAAGTACATCACCACGCGGATCTACGCGGCGATGCTCGAGTCGGCGGCTTCGGAGTCGGCTTCGCGCCGCCGGGCCATGAAGTCGGCCTCGGACAACGCCGAGGAACTGGCGAAGAATCTGGCGCGCCAGGCGAACCAGGCCCGCCAGGCGGAGATCACCCAGGAGATCAGCGAGATCGTCGGTGGCGCCGACGCGTTGGTCTCGTCCGGCGCCAACGACTGA